In Nocardioides sp. InS609-2, a single genomic region encodes these proteins:
- a CDS encoding AI-2E family transporter — protein sequence MTNEEPRFRLPGRSPRAMRSDDEDARLADRITQQLASQWALIRSERRAEPAPLATGPSNFRRAEVPWGLDLAAAWGWRFLVIAVAGYVIARTIAFFGLVTLPLAVALLIAALVSPVVRGLVSIGLPRGLASLLVVISGIALVGFLLSVAGQQVASGASDLADQVVRGLDEIKDWLRTGPLHASDSQINDYIDQAQKAITERSSDGELVGQLTEFGAALSHVAAAFFIILFSSYFFLADGDRIWGWLVRLAPRAARESIDGSGRVAWISLTQFVRATVIVAFTDAMGVAIVAAVLGLPFVLAIGVLVFLGAFVPMIGATVAGTVAVLVALVDQGPFTALLMLGGVIVVQQFEGHVLQPFLMGHFVSLHPLGVIVAIGCGVLTAGVAGALIAVPLAAAVNAVVQHLAQRPPDEPDPEDIPPLADDPGETDDIDINDDEHGEEVDSDPAPR from the coding sequence CCCGGCTCGCCGACCGCATCACGCAGCAGCTCGCGTCACAGTGGGCATTGATCCGGTCTGAGCGCCGCGCGGAGCCGGCGCCTCTCGCCACAGGCCCCTCGAACTTCCGCCGGGCGGAGGTGCCGTGGGGCCTCGACCTCGCAGCGGCGTGGGGTTGGCGATTCCTCGTGATCGCCGTCGCGGGCTACGTCATCGCCCGCACAATTGCCTTCTTCGGCCTTGTCACCCTGCCGCTGGCCGTGGCGCTCCTGATCGCGGCGCTGGTCTCGCCGGTCGTCCGCGGTCTGGTCTCGATCGGTCTGCCACGGGGCCTCGCCAGCCTGCTCGTCGTCATCAGTGGCATCGCCCTGGTCGGGTTCCTGCTGAGCGTCGCCGGGCAACAAGTCGCCAGCGGCGCCTCCGACCTCGCCGACCAGGTCGTCCGGGGGCTCGACGAGATCAAGGACTGGCTGCGCACCGGTCCGCTGCACGCCTCCGACAGCCAGATCAACGACTACATCGACCAGGCCCAGAAGGCCATCACCGAGCGCAGCAGCGACGGCGAGCTCGTCGGCCAGCTCACTGAGTTCGGCGCCGCGCTGAGTCACGTCGCCGCAGCCTTCTTCATCATCTTGTTCTCCAGCTACTTCTTCCTCGCCGACGGCGACCGCATCTGGGGCTGGCTCGTGCGGCTGGCGCCTCGGGCGGCCCGCGAGTCCATCGACGGGTCGGGCCGGGTGGCCTGGATCTCGCTGACCCAGTTCGTGCGGGCCACCGTCATCGTGGCGTTCACCGACGCGATGGGTGTCGCGATCGTCGCCGCCGTGCTTGGCCTTCCGTTCGTGCTCGCCATCGGCGTGCTGGTCTTCCTCGGCGCGTTCGTCCCGATGATCGGTGCCACGGTCGCCGGCACCGTCGCGGTCCTCGTCGCGCTCGTCGACCAGGGCCCGTTCACCGCGCTGCTGATGCTGGGCGGCGTGATCGTGGTCCAGCAGTTCGAGGGACACGTCCTGCAGCCCTTCCTGATGGGCCACTTCGTCTCGCTGCACCCACTGGGCGTCATCGTGGCGATCGGGTGTGGCGTCCTGACGGCCGGCGTTGCCGGTGCCCTGATCGCGGTGCCCCTCGCTGCGGCCGTCAATGCCGTTGTGCAACATCTGGCGCAGCGTCCTCCGGACGAGCCCGACCCCGAGGACATACCCCCGCTCGCCGACGATCCGGGGGAGACCGACGACATCGACATCAACGACGACGAGCACGGAGAGGAGGTCGACAGTGACCCAGCACCGCGCTGA
- the ilvA gene encoding threonine ammonia-lyase, whose product MADIEAARTTIAGTAILTPMEESRWLSALAGGRVDLKCENLQRTGSFKIRGAYVRISRLTAEERAYGVVAASAGNHAQGVALAATSLGIKSTVFMPEGAPIPKEKATRAYGADVVFHGRYLEDALVAARAFAAETGATLIHPFDHVDIVAGQGTAGLEILEQSPDVRTVLVPTGGGGLLAGVAIAIKAKRPDVTVIGVQAEGAAAFPDSLRTGAPVPLPSMKTMADGIAVGCPGEITFAAVRDHVDEIVTVSEESLSRALLALVERAKMVVEPAGAAAVAAMLDDPTRWTTPTVAVLSGGNIDPLLLGKVIRHGLASAGRYLYLRVVIPDVPGGLASLLTQVSESGANVLEVAHERISPTLSLDEVEVSLQLETRGEPHAEAVRSRLRERGYRVYE is encoded by the coding sequence CTGGCCGACATCGAGGCAGCTCGTACGACGATCGCCGGGACCGCCATCTTGACGCCGATGGAGGAGTCCCGCTGGCTGTCGGCGCTGGCCGGCGGTCGCGTCGACCTCAAGTGCGAGAACCTCCAGCGCACCGGCTCGTTCAAGATCCGCGGCGCCTACGTGCGTATCTCGCGCCTCACCGCCGAGGAGCGCGCGTACGGCGTGGTCGCCGCATCGGCCGGCAACCATGCGCAGGGCGTCGCGCTCGCCGCGACGAGCCTGGGCATCAAGAGCACCGTCTTCATGCCTGAGGGGGCGCCGATCCCCAAGGAGAAGGCGACCCGTGCCTACGGCGCGGACGTGGTGTTCCACGGGCGTTACCTCGAGGACGCACTGGTCGCGGCCCGGGCGTTTGCCGCCGAGACCGGCGCCACCTTGATCCACCCGTTCGACCACGTCGACATCGTGGCCGGTCAGGGCACGGCGGGGCTGGAGATCCTGGAGCAGTCGCCCGATGTGCGCACGGTGCTGGTGCCGACCGGTGGTGGCGGACTACTGGCCGGCGTCGCCATCGCGATCAAGGCCAAGCGGCCCGACGTGACGGTCATCGGCGTGCAGGCCGAGGGTGCCGCGGCGTTCCCCGACTCCCTGCGCACAGGCGCTCCGGTTCCGCTCCCGTCGATGAAGACGATGGCCGACGGCATCGCCGTTGGCTGCCCGGGCGAGATCACGTTCGCCGCCGTTCGTGACCACGTCGACGAGATCGTCACCGTCTCCGAGGAGTCGCTCTCGCGGGCGCTCCTGGCGCTGGTCGAGCGCGCCAAGATGGTGGTCGAGCCCGCCGGCGCCGCTGCTGTGGCCGCCATGCTGGACGACCCGACCCGCTGGACGACCCCGACGGTCGCTGTACTCTCCGGCGGCAACATCGACCCGTTGCTGCTCGGCAAGGTGATCCGGCACGGCCTCGCCAGCGCCGGCCGCTACCTCTACCTGCGCGTCGTCATCCCCGACGTCCCCGGCGGGCTGGCCAGCCTGTTGACCCAGGTCAGCGAATCCGGCGCCAACGTGCTCGAGGTCGCGCACGAGCGCATCTCGCCGACGCTGAGCCTCGACGAGGTCGAGGTCAGCCTCCAACTCGAGACGCGCGGCGAGCCGCACGCCGAGGCCGTCAGGTCCCGGCTGCGCGAGCGCGGCTACCGCGTCTACGAGTAG
- the greA gene encoding transcription elongation factor GreA: MTQSTEQATIWLTQDAHDKLVAELEDLKGPQRQEIIDRISAARDEGDLKENGGYHAAKDEQGKQEARIRQLEDMLRRAEVGETPPDDGIVEPGMVVTYRFVGDDETETFLLGAREIEDDTIPTFSPQSPLGAAILGAKKGDVIKYTAPNGKSMKVEIVNAKPYQG; this comes from the coding sequence ATGACCCAGTCGACCGAACAGGCGACCATCTGGCTGACCCAGGACGCCCACGACAAGCTCGTGGCCGAGCTGGAAGACCTCAAGGGCCCTCAGCGCCAGGAGATCATCGACCGCATCAGCGCGGCGCGCGACGAGGGTGACCTCAAGGAGAACGGCGGCTACCACGCGGCCAAGGACGAGCAGGGCAAGCAGGAGGCCCGCATCCGTCAGCTCGAGGACATGCTCCGGCGCGCCGAGGTGGGCGAGACCCCGCCCGACGACGGCATCGTCGAGCCCGGCATGGTCGTGACCTACCGCTTCGTCGGCGACGACGAGACCGAGACGTTCCTGCTCGGCGCCCGCGAGATCGAGGACGACACGATCCCGACGTTCTCCCCGCAGTCGCCGCTCGGTGCTGCGATCCTGGGCGCCAAGAAGGGCGACGTCATCAAGTACACCGCTCCCAATGGCAAGTCGATGAAGGTCGAGATCGTCAACGCCAAGCCTTATCAGGGCTGA
- a CDS encoding DUF4307 domain-containing protein, which yields MTSETELADRYGAPTAGRRRLVVIAVVCVAAVCLGWLGWTAWFHVTPDVRSELVGFSVVSTHETTAEIDVSVDDAVDASCTVRAYSADHTTVGELTFEPVNGRNSVAVRTEREATSIENIGCTAPGQPRPR from the coding sequence ATGACGTCCGAGACCGAGCTCGCCGATCGGTACGGCGCGCCGACGGCCGGTCGCCGCCGGCTGGTCGTGATCGCGGTCGTATGCGTGGCTGCGGTGTGCCTCGGCTGGCTGGGCTGGACGGCGTGGTTCCACGTCACCCCCGACGTGCGCAGCGAGCTGGTCGGCTTCTCCGTCGTCTCCACGCACGAGACGACGGCCGAGATCGATGTCTCCGTGGATGACGCGGTCGACGCGTCGTGCACGGTGCGCGCCTACTCGGCCGACCACACCACGGTCGGTGAGCTCACGTTCGAGCCGGTCAACGGCCGCAACTCGGTCGCCGTACGCACCGAACGCGAGGCGACGAGCATCGAGAACATCGGGTGCACGGCCCCCGGCCAGCCCCGTCCACGCTGA
- a CDS encoding aldo/keto reductase, with protein MQTRTIGNDTVGRVDVGAIGLGLMTFDQSGTQPREQLADTVRAALDAGVTLFDSADAYGPGEELGADAQGANETLIASLLDELGVRDQVFLATKGGHVRTEGGGWALDSSPPRLRAAVDASLGRLGVEQISLWQHHRPDPEIDYADVIGTLAEIAESGKVRMVGLSNADPDQIRLAHTVLGDKLVSVQNQFSPAFRSSRPEIDVCEELGLAFLPWSPLGGLSDAKELADKHPGFAEVAAAHSVSAQQVSLAWELAQSPVVIPIPGAKRPQSITDSAAAAHLALSADELALLDRE; from the coding sequence ATGCAGACACGAACCATCGGAAACGACACCGTCGGCCGCGTCGACGTCGGCGCGATCGGCCTCGGCCTGATGACCTTCGACCAGAGCGGCACCCAGCCGCGCGAGCAGCTCGCCGACACGGTCCGCGCCGCGCTCGACGCCGGGGTGACGCTGTTCGACAGCGCGGACGCCTACGGTCCGGGCGAGGAGCTCGGGGCCGACGCGCAGGGCGCCAACGAGACGCTCATCGCCTCCCTGCTCGACGAGCTCGGCGTGCGTGACCAGGTCTTCCTGGCCACCAAGGGGGGCCACGTGCGCACCGAGGGCGGCGGCTGGGCGCTCGACAGCTCGCCCCCTCGCCTGCGCGCCGCCGTGGACGCCAGCCTCGGTCGCCTCGGCGTCGAGCAGATCTCGCTCTGGCAGCACCACCGGCCCGACCCGGAGATCGACTACGCCGACGTCATCGGCACGCTCGCCGAGATCGCCGAGTCCGGCAAGGTGCGGATGGTGGGGCTCTCCAACGCCGACCCCGACCAGATCCGGCTGGCCCACACGGTCCTCGGCGACAAGCTGGTTTCGGTGCAGAACCAGTTCTCCCCGGCCTTCCGCAGCAGCCGCCCCGAGATCGACGTGTGCGAGGAGCTCGGCCTGGCCTTCTTGCCCTGGAGCCCGCTCGGCGGCCTGTCGGACGCCAAGGAGCTGGCCGACAAGCACCCGGGCTTCGCCGAGGTCGCCGCCGCCCACTCAGTCAGCGCCCAGCAGGTCAGCCTGGCCTGGGAGCTCGCCCAGTCACCCGTGGTCATCCCCATCCCCGGTGCGAAGCGGCCGCAGTCGATCACCGACTCCGCGGCAGCCGCGCACCTCGCCCTCAGCGCCGACGAGCTGGCGCTGCTCGACCGGGAGTGA
- the mca gene encoding mycothiol conjugate amidase Mca encodes MPDRPSGLRLMHVHAHPDDESSKGAASTAMYVAQGVDVHVVTCTGGERGSILNPKMDRPDILANITEVRRQEMERARDILGVRQDWLGFVDSGWPEGDPLPPLPEGCFGLVPVEEAAEPLVRLIREFRPHVMTTYDENGGYPHPDHIACHLVSVAAFDAAGDPERYPDAGEPWQPLKLYYHHGHNRPKIQALHDAMIEHDLESPWAERLAEWEPDPERDARVTTQVVCSDWFGVRDQALLAHATQIDPDGFWFAIPREIQEKVWPTEDYELVVSHVASETPEDDLFTGITDPA; translated from the coding sequence ATGCCTGATCGCCCCTCCGGCCTCCGCCTGATGCACGTGCACGCCCACCCCGACGACGAGTCGAGCAAGGGGGCCGCGTCGACCGCGATGTATGTCGCCCAGGGCGTCGACGTCCACGTCGTGACGTGCACGGGTGGCGAGCGCGGCTCGATCCTCAACCCGAAGATGGACCGCCCCGACATCCTGGCCAACATCACCGAGGTGCGCCGCCAGGAGATGGAGCGGGCCCGCGACATCCTCGGCGTCCGCCAGGACTGGCTCGGCTTCGTCGACTCCGGCTGGCCCGAGGGGGACCCGCTGCCGCCGCTGCCCGAGGGGTGCTTCGGGCTGGTGCCGGTGGAGGAGGCGGCCGAGCCGCTGGTCCGGCTTATCCGCGAGTTCCGCCCGCACGTCATGACGACGTACGACGAGAACGGTGGCTACCCGCACCCCGACCACATCGCGTGCCACCTGGTGTCGGTCGCGGCGTTCGACGCAGCCGGCGACCCGGAGCGCTATCCCGACGCCGGTGAGCCGTGGCAGCCGCTGAAGCTCTACTACCACCACGGCCACAACCGCCCGAAGATCCAGGCGCTGCACGACGCGATGATCGAGCACGACCTGGAGTCGCCGTGGGCCGAGCGCCTCGCGGAGTGGGAGCCCGACCCGGAGCGCGACGCCCGCGTCACCACACAGGTGGTCTGCTCCGACTGGTTCGGAGTGCGTGACCAGGCGCTGCTGGCGCACGCCACCCAGATCGACCCCGACGGCTTCTGGTTCGCCATCCCGCGCGAGATCCAGGAGAAGGTCTGGCCGACCGAGGACTACGAGCTCGTGGTGAGCCACGTCGCTTCCGAGACACCGGAGGACGACCTGTTCACCGGCATCACCGACCCCGCCTGA
- a CDS encoding cytosine permease, producing MTQQPQRALTVERRSIDVIPANERHGSPMNQFTLWMSANLQITAVVDGALAVVFGNQALWAIIGLLIGNLAGGVVMALHSAQGPRLGLPQMISSRAQFGVYGAAIPLVLVILMYLGFTATGTVLSGQAINALLGVDAPAIGIIIFVVLVGIIATFGYQLIHMVGKVAAVIGVVGLGYLAIRLFTQQDVGAAFADNSFGGAPFLLAVALGAGWQLTYGPYVADYSRYLPESTPERSVFGATYAGTVIGSQLSMTFGVIVAAVAGDAFLPNQVEWLGELAGPAVLAGLIYLVIVIGKLTVTCLNAYGSFMCAATIVTGFTGRQAMSKSARAVFISVMLLAAALIALAASADFLNNFKNFVLLLLMVFTPWSAINLTDYYLVSKERVDIPALYQPDGRYGRWNLIAITTYVGGVLVQIPFLAQSLYTGPITESLGGADISWIVGLLVPGLVYYVWASRNPRAPEAMVRLPDEDLAGI from the coding sequence ATGACGCAGCAGCCCCAGCGAGCCCTCACCGTCGAACGCCGTTCGATCGACGTGATCCCCGCGAACGAGCGCCACGGGTCACCGATGAACCAGTTCACGCTTTGGATGAGCGCCAACCTCCAGATCACCGCGGTCGTCGACGGGGCGCTCGCCGTCGTGTTCGGCAACCAGGCGCTGTGGGCGATCATCGGGCTCCTGATCGGCAACCTGGCCGGCGGCGTCGTGATGGCGCTGCACTCGGCCCAGGGCCCGCGGCTCGGGCTGCCGCAGATGATCTCCAGCCGCGCCCAGTTCGGTGTGTACGGCGCCGCCATCCCGCTCGTGCTGGTGATCCTCATGTACCTCGGCTTCACCGCCACCGGCACCGTCTTGTCGGGTCAGGCCATCAACGCACTGCTCGGGGTCGACGCCCCGGCGATCGGCATCATCATCTTCGTCGTACTCGTCGGCATCATCGCGACGTTCGGCTACCAGCTGATCCACATGGTCGGGAAGGTAGCGGCCGTCATCGGCGTCGTCGGCCTCGGCTACCTCGCGATCCGCCTCTTCACCCAGCAAGACGTCGGCGCTGCCTTCGCCGACAACTCGTTCGGTGGTGCGCCGTTCCTGCTCGCCGTCGCCCTCGGTGCCGGGTGGCAGCTCACCTACGGCCCGTACGTCGCGGACTACTCGCGCTACCTGCCCGAGAGCACGCCGGAGCGCAGCGTCTTCGGCGCGACGTACGCAGGCACCGTCATCGGCTCGCAGCTCTCGATGACCTTCGGCGTGATCGTCGCGGCCGTGGCGGGCGATGCGTTCCTGCCCAACCAGGTGGAGTGGCTCGGCGAGCTCGCCGGCCCGGCGGTGCTGGCCGGCCTCATCTACCTCGTCATCGTGATCGGCAAGCTCACCGTCACCTGTCTCAACGCCTACGGCAGCTTCATGTGCGCGGCCACCATCGTCACCGGCTTCACCGGGCGCCAGGCGATGAGCAAGTCGGCCCGGGCCGTGTTCATCAGCGTGATGCTGCTCGCCGCCGCACTGATCGCGCTGGCCGCGAGCGCCGACTTCCTCAACAACTTCAAGAACTTCGTGCTGCTCCTGCTGATGGTCTTCACGCCGTGGTCGGCGATCAACCTCACCGACTACTACCTGGTGTCGAAGGAGCGGGTCGACATCCCCGCGCTCTACCAGCCCGACGGGCGCTACGGCCGCTGGAACCTCATCGCCATCACGACGTACGTCGGCGGTGTGCTCGTACAGATCCCGTTCCTGGCGCAGTCGCTCTACACCGGCCCGATCACCGAGTCACTCGGCGGCGCCGACATCTCGTGGATCGTCGGCCTGCTGGTGCCCGGGCTCGTCTACTACGTGTGGGCCAGCCGCAACCCGCGTGCGCCGGAGGCGATGGTGCGCCTGCCCGACGAGGACCTCGCCGGAATCTGA
- a CDS encoding class I SAM-dependent methyltransferase, whose translation MDAHLWDERYAAADLVWSAGPNQFVAAECADLTPGRAVDLAAGEGRNAIWLAQQGWQVTAVDFSQVGLDKGRRVAEATGATGVEWICADATTFVPAGPVDLVVIAYLQVPAADRLAAVTGAVRALRPGGTLLWVSHDATNIAEGTGGPQDPSVLMSAEDVLADAESSGVPVDVARAERVARLVESGDHRGEEQRTAWDALVRLTRR comes from the coding sequence ATGGACGCACACCTGTGGGACGAGAGGTACGCCGCGGCCGACCTGGTCTGGTCGGCCGGGCCCAACCAGTTCGTGGCCGCCGAGTGCGCCGACCTGACACCGGGTCGCGCGGTCGACCTGGCCGCCGGCGAGGGCCGCAACGCCATCTGGCTGGCCCAGCAGGGCTGGCAGGTGACGGCGGTCGACTTCTCGCAGGTGGGTCTCGACAAGGGCCGCCGGGTGGCCGAGGCCACCGGCGCCACTGGCGTCGAGTGGATCTGCGCCGACGCGACGACGTTCGTGCCCGCCGGGCCGGTCGACCTGGTGGTCATCGCCTACCTCCAGGTGCCTGCCGCCGATCGCCTGGCCGCGGTCACCGGCGCCGTACGCGCACTACGCCCCGGCGGCACGCTGCTGTGGGTCTCGCACGACGCCACCAACATCGCCGAGGGCACGGGTGGCCCGCAGGACCCGTCGGTCCTGATGAGCGCCGAGGACGTGCTCGCCGACGCCGAGTCGTCGGGTGTGCCGGTCGACGTCGCCCGAGCCGAGCGGGTCGCCCGGCTCGTCGAGAGTGGCGACCATCGGGGCGAGGAGCAGCGCACCGCCTGGGACGCGCTGGTGCGGCTGACCCGCCGCTGA
- a CDS encoding glyoxalase superfamily protein produces the protein MDDLLEAVPILRIFDEQLAKDFYVGYLDFTLDWEHRFEPRLPLYAQVSRGAVRLHLSEHHGDGTPGTTVMVNVSDARALHAELHARDYDMLRPGLEHEAWGLVVTVIDPFGNSIRFHEAVEGVEAEPLGPIRHELVVAGTPEKAFERFTARYGEWWDAQYTPEPDTYEGMSVSPQVGGTVALRHRDSPPYSIGVVTVWEPGEHFAQTFTLAIDPGHPTTLDVRFADDPDGCRVTFEHGGWDAGNAHSRARFGDWPHLLDRYRAMS, from the coding sequence ATGGACGACCTGCTGGAAGCGGTGCCCATCCTGCGGATCTTCGACGAGCAGCTGGCCAAGGATTTCTACGTCGGCTACCTCGACTTCACGCTCGACTGGGAGCACCGGTTCGAGCCACGCCTGCCGCTCTATGCGCAGGTCTCGCGCGGCGCCGTACGCCTGCACCTGAGCGAGCACCACGGTGACGGCACGCCCGGCACCACGGTCATGGTCAACGTGAGCGACGCCCGAGCGCTCCACGCGGAGCTGCACGCACGCGACTACGACATGCTGCGTCCCGGCCTCGAGCACGAGGCGTGGGGCCTCGTCGTCACGGTGATCGACCCGTTCGGCAACTCGATCCGCTTCCACGAGGCGGTCGAGGGCGTTGAGGCCGAGCCGCTCGGCCCCATCCGGCACGAGCTCGTCGTGGCCGGCACTCCAGAGAAGGCGTTCGAGCGCTTCACCGCCAGGTACGGCGAGTGGTGGGACGCGCAGTACACGCCCGAGCCCGACACCTATGAAGGCATGAGCGTGAGCCCGCAGGTCGGTGGCACAGTCGCGCTGCGGCACCGCGACAGCCCGCCGTACTCCATCGGCGTGGTGACCGTGTGGGAGCCGGGCGAGCACTTCGCGCAGACCTTCACCCTCGCGATCGACCCCGGGCACCCGACGACCCTGGACGTGCGGTTCGCCGACGATCCGGACGGCTGCCGGGTGACGTTCGAGCACGGCGGCTGGGACGCCGGCAACGCGCACAGCCGCGCCAGGTTCGGTGACTGGCCGCACCTGCTGGACCGCTATCGGGCGATGAGCTGA
- a CDS encoding molybdopterin cofactor-binding domain-containing protein, protein MTSTLPNPAPLDESPRAGVSRRSFIGYVVASTTLVAAADLALGTPAFAAIPSGPQIPELYDLEDLQTDAARPTANLITITINEDGTATFAIPRSENGQGITTSTAMIIAEELDLPLEKVQVTLAKARPELVFNQLTGGSNTTVSTYTPVRVAAAIAKGALLDAAAIELGSVVALLKSKSGVIEAPDGSSVTYGELAAKAASSTTRRVDVTPKARSDFAVIGRPVNRVDARDIVTGKKQFTMDLDIPDALPTMVCRPPTLNGSPRAIQNEAEVRAMPGVTDIAKVPTGIAVRAETFGQCIEAIRAMRVDWNAGTVEGESDQTILAKLKKAELPLAVPKVPILAKTVEAKFTFMFRSSAALEPYCAIADVKPDRAEVWAGLKSPIVAQGNIAKAIGLPQGAVTVNVVTGGGSFGHKLFGDHAIEAARISKAMGKPVRLMWHRADEPRQGRVHPMCTSRIRATHLAGQVLSFEQRHTSVSTDFSHGLGEMLTAMAAELPGGVGNELGFSESIFTLTQELPYNFGVVTQLLNETDLRFNTGSMRNIYSPDVRCANELVVDQLAKAMRKDPLAFRLEFTKSKQVRAVLEKVAEVGNWGRSMPAGTAQGISIHKEYKGATACLVEIDCRPETVNRPIREGITGPRVTKAVFAIDAGLVINPRGLEAQMMGGFSDGLALALTSSLHLKGGHFLEASWDNYFYTRQWNIPPEFEVVIVPSDSEQPGGAGEAGVAASMSAVACAYARATGTMPTKFPVNHDSPLPFEIKTFIPPVPPAPTDGLDYTF, encoded by the coding sequence ATGACTTCCACGTTGCCGAATCCCGCACCACTCGACGAGAGCCCCCGCGCAGGCGTGAGTCGCCGCAGCTTCATCGGGTACGTCGTCGCCTCGACCACGCTGGTCGCCGCTGCTGATCTCGCGCTCGGGACTCCCGCGTTCGCCGCGATCCCGAGTGGTCCGCAGATCCCCGAGCTCTACGACCTCGAGGACCTCCAGACCGACGCGGCCCGGCCGACGGCCAACCTGATCACCATCACGATCAACGAGGACGGCACCGCGACGTTCGCGATCCCGCGGTCGGAGAACGGTCAGGGCATCACCACGTCGACGGCCATGATCATCGCCGAGGAGCTCGACCTGCCGCTCGAGAAGGTGCAGGTCACCCTCGCCAAGGCGCGCCCCGAGCTCGTCTTCAACCAGCTCACCGGTGGGTCGAACACCACCGTGTCGACGTACACGCCGGTGCGCGTGGCGGCGGCCATCGCCAAGGGCGCTCTGCTCGACGCCGCCGCGATCGAGCTCGGCTCGGTCGTCGCCTTGCTGAAGTCGAAGAGCGGCGTCATCGAGGCGCCGGACGGCAGCTCGGTGACTTACGGCGAGCTCGCCGCCAAGGCCGCCAGCTCCACGACGAGGCGGGTCGACGTCACGCCGAAGGCGCGCAGCGACTTCGCGGTGATCGGCCGGCCGGTCAACCGCGTCGACGCCCGAGACATCGTGACCGGCAAGAAGCAGTTCACGATGGACCTCGACATCCCCGACGCCCTGCCCACGATGGTGTGCCGGCCGCCGACGCTGAACGGCTCGCCGAGGGCGATCCAGAACGAGGCTGAGGTGCGCGCCATGCCCGGCGTCACCGACATCGCCAAGGTGCCGACCGGCATCGCTGTTCGGGCCGAGACGTTCGGCCAGTGCATCGAGGCGATCCGGGCGATGCGGGTCGACTGGAACGCTGGCACCGTCGAGGGTGAGTCCGACCAGACGATCCTTGCGAAGCTGAAGAAGGCCGAGCTGCCGCTCGCCGTACCCAAGGTGCCGATCCTCGCCAAGACCGTCGAGGCGAAGTTCACCTTCATGTTCCGCAGCAGTGCGGCCCTCGAGCCCTACTGCGCCATCGCCGACGTGAAGCCCGACCGGGCGGAGGTCTGGGCCGGCCTGAAGTCGCCGATCGTGGCGCAGGGCAACATCGCCAAGGCCATCGGCCTCCCGCAGGGCGCCGTGACGGTCAACGTCGTCACCGGAGGCGGGTCGTTCGGCCACAAGCTCTTCGGCGACCACGCGATCGAGGCGGCCCGCATCTCCAAGGCGATGGGCAAGCCGGTGCGCCTGATGTGGCACCGCGCCGACGAGCCGCGCCAGGGCCGCGTGCACCCGATGTGCACCTCGCGCATCCGCGCCACCCACCTCGCCGGCCAGGTGCTGTCGTTCGAGCAGCGGCACACCAGCGTCAGCACCGACTTCAGCCATGGCCTGGGCGAGATGCTCACCGCCATGGCGGCTGAGCTGCCCGGTGGCGTAGGCAACGAGCTCGGCTTCTCGGAGTCGATCTTCACGCTGACGCAGGAGCTGCCCTACAACTTCGGGGTCGTCACGCAGCTGCTCAACGAGACCGACCTGCGTTTCAACACCGGCAGCATGCGCAACATCTACTCACCCGACGTGCGCTGCGCCAACGAGCTCGTCGTCGACCAGCTCGCCAAGGCGATGCGCAAGGACCCGCTCGCGTTCCGCCTCGAGTTCACCAAGTCGAAGCAGGTCCGCGCGGTGCTCGAGAAGGTCGCCGAGGTCGGCAACTGGGGTCGCTCGATGCCTGCCGGTACGGCGCAGGGCATCTCGATCCACAAGGAGTACAAGGGCGCCACGGCCTGCCTGGTCGAGATCGACTGCCGCCCCGAGACCGTCAACCGCCCGATCCGCGAGGGCATCACCGGACCCCGTGTCACGAAGGCCGTGTTCGCGATCGACGCCGGCCTGGTGATCAACCCCAGGGGTCTCGAGGCCCAGATGATGGGCGGCTTCTCCGACGGGCTGGCGCTGGCGCTGACCAGCAGCCTGCACCTCAAGGGCGGGCACTTCCTCGAGGCCAGCTGGGACAACTACTTCTACACGCGGCAGTGGAACATCCCGCCGGAGTTCGAGGTGGTCATCGTGCCGTCCGACTCCGAGCAGCCCGGAGGAGCCGGAGAGGCCGGTGTCGCCGCCTCGATGTCCGCGGTGGCCTGCGCCTATGCCCGCGCGACCGGCACCATGCCGACGAAGTTCCCGGTCAACCACGACAGCCCGCTGCCGTTCGAGATCAAGACGTTCATCCCGCCCGTCCCGCCCGCGCCGACCGACGGCCTCGACTACACGTTCTGA